Proteins found in one Leishmania major strain Friedlin complete genome, chromosome 35 genomic segment:
- a CDS encoding conserved hypothetical protein (previous protein_id=AAZ14457.1) — translation MTSIASQILAALAAASSPVAETRHAGDLQLQQLKLNATAYFSSCAEIFVSQQADLRGRQLVGFQLKNSLADPACAQNAQLQSAVCEQAVADPQRIIRNVAGSIISVAVREGLWPAEPVVRQLGTILTHRSNELGAVHGAIRTLSYIVDDAVSLLDAAGLTKPVLLAALPYLTSTAFGTTGADVLEIRVKALEVVALILEHAGMDFESNSYKSLQGGITSVVQACFDNLKAPLSQAIATQCIRCMALSLTFYQEIDDDLFGQIGQLMYQATTAGNGAAPANAEEESLRIEATEFWRAILHFPHFAEVAQSTVVQIIPVIIRSMIYSEMEIGMLQASAEDWQVPDKMDSIRPRHYTELNRAAGDGGNDGEEDNGEDDDEVEEWNLRRVSALTLDELSQYYGDLLLLPVLSCVEGMIRSGPAGWRQQEAGVLAIGAFCEGCYDSLVQFLPDICPMLLQLLEAADAHFLVVSISLWSCTRLGSYFLSNHPLMERLMACILRKMENPSKMVQGAAVEALRSMLEMAEEGQVDAAAPAIVRSIATCFGAYQLKNRVLLLEAVQSVCQTLGAAVRGSEELISALLAPLGQLWSQTPNDSPLLWSLFDCMATVCATLGPAMQPMTGEIFNRSFSLLREHLQQRHAALQSGDIPPDEEFTVTSSILLSGLFDAMGSGLEPLVAQNEPVFMQLTLSMLSDASPHIRQNGFCLASDVARTCPMHLQQVLPQFCDVAVQNVTMADESCYAVVSNVAWAVCNLLEHEVDGTGAPTMQASPAMSQLFALFAKLLGQTNITSDMRNMAENVSLCLGVMLYVDSDVESKAGCSVELFAGAFCRFVRNVRESSSLLEAGTNGFLMAVQQKPSAVVNNLGLFCDLGCSVAVEGVEASRMIRHLLSNASRANPDVWRQALAACTEPTRKKLYERYGFQ, via the coding sequence ATGACTTCCATTGCATCACAGATCCTAGCCGCTCTGGCGGCTGCCTCCAGCCCTGTCGCCGAGACGCGCCATGCCGGTGATCttcagctccagcagctgaagTTGAACGCCACCGCCTACTTCTCCAGCTGTGCGGAAATCTTCGTCTCGCAGCAGGCTGATCTACGCGGGCGGCAGTTAGTGGGCTTCCAGCTCAAGAATAGTCTCGCAGaccccgcgtgtgcgcagaaCGCGCAACTTCAATCGGCAGTGTGCGAGCAGGCGGTCGCCGACCCGCAGCGCATCATCCGAAACGTCGCCGGCAGTATTATTagcgtggcggtgcgcgaggGGCTGTGGCCTGCGGAACCGGTCGTCCGACAACTCGGCACCATTCTCACCCACCGGAGCAACGAACTTGGCGCGGTGCACGGTGCCATCCGCACCTTGTCGTACATCGTCGACGATGCGGTGTCGCTGCTCGATGCCGCGGGGCTGACGaagccggtgctgctggctgcgctgccgtacCTCACGTCCACCGCCTTTGGCACGACCGGAGCAGATGTGCTCGAGATACGCGTCAAGGCCCTCGAGGTTGTCGCACTGATTTTGGAACATGCGGGTATGGACTTCGAGTCGAACAGCTACAAGAGTCTGCAGGGCGGCATCACCAGCGTCGTGCAGGCGTGCTTCGACAACCTGAAGGCACCCCTCTCTCAAGCCATCGCCACACAGTGCATTCGCTGCATGGCGCTGTCCCTCACGTTCTACCAAGAGATTGACGACGACCTGTTTGGGCAGATCGGCCAGCTCATGTACCAGGCGACCACTGCAGGCAACGGGGCTGCCCCGGCCaacgcagaggaggagagtcTCCGTATTGAGGCGACGGAGTTCTGGCGCGCCATCTTGCACTTTCCTCATTTTGCTGAGGTGGCCCAGTCGACTGTCGTGCAAATAATTCCGGTGATCATTCGGTCGATGATCTACTCCGAGATGGAGATCGGTATGCTGCAGGCGAGCGCCGAGGACTGGCAGGTGCCGGACAAGATGGACTCGATTCGGCCGCGCCACTACACAGAGCTCAACAGGgccgctggcgacggcggcaacgacggcgaggaggacaacggcgaggacgacgacgaggtggaggagTGGAACCTGCGCCGCGTCTCGGCGTTGACTTTAGATGAACTCAGTCAGTACTACGGCGACCTTCTTCTTCTGCCAGTGCTGAGCTGTGTCGAGGGGATGATCCGGTCTGGGCCGGCCGGCTGGCGCCAGCAGGAGGCCGGTGTGCTTGCCATCGGTGCGTTTTGCGAGGGTTGCTACGACTCCCTGGTGCAGTTTCTGCCTGATATTTGCCCGAtgcttctgcagctgctcgaggcGGCTGATGCGCATTTTCTCGTGGTGAGCATTTCGCTCTGGTCGTGCACTCGCCTCGGCAGCTACTTCCTCTCGAACCATCCGCTGATGGAGCGACTGATGGCGTGCATTCTGCGTAAGATGGAGAACCCGTCCAAGATGGTGCagggcgccgccgtcgaggcgctgcgcagcatgcTGGAAATGGCGGAGGAAGGCCAGGTGGACGCGGCCGCCCCGGCGATTGTGCGCTCCATCGCGACATGCTTTGGCGCCTATCAGCTCAAGAACCGTGTGCTTCTCTTGGAGGCAGTGCAGTCTGTCTGCCAGACCCtgggcgctgccgtgcgcggcagcgaggaaCTCATCTCCGCCCTTCTTGCGCCGCTGGGTCAACTGTGGTCGCAGACTCCGAATGACAGCCCCCTGCTGTGGAGCCTGTTCGACTGCATGGCAACCGTGTGCGCCACGCTTGGGCCAGCGATGCAGCCCATGACTGGCGAGATCTTCAACCGCAGtttctcgctgctgcgtgagcatctgcagcagcgacacgccGCCCTTCAATCGGGCGACATTCCGCCGGATGAGGAGTTCACCGTGACCTCGTCCATCTTGCTGAGTGGACTGTTTGACGCCATGGGGTCGGGACTGGAGCCTTTGGTGGCTCAGAATGAGCCGGTGTTCATGCAGCTGACGCTCTCCATGCTCTCCGACGCGTCACCGCACATTCGGCAGAACGGCTTCTGCCTCGCGAGCGATGTGGCACGCACGTGCCCGATGCACTTGCAGCAGGTGCTTCCCCAGTTCTGCGACGTGGCGGTGCAGAATGTCACGATGGCCGACGAGTCGTGCTACGCGGTGGTCAGCAATGTTGCCTGGGCGGTGTGCAACTTGCTGGAGCATGAAGTGGATGGCACTGGCGCTCCGACGATGCAGGCAAGCCCGGCAATGTCGCAGCTATTTGCGCTCTTTGCGAAGTTGCTGGGACAGACCAACATCACGTCGGATATGCGCAACATGGCAGAGAATGTGTCGCTGTGCCTCGGCGTCATGCTGTACGTCGACTCCGACGTGGAGTCGAAGGCGGGCTGCTCCGTGGAGCTCTTTGCGGGTGCGTTTTGCCGCTTCGTGCGCAACGTCCGCGAgtcatcgtcgctgctggaggctGGCACGAACGGTTTTCTGATGGCAGTGCAGCAGAAGCCGAGCGCTGTGGTGAACAATCTTGGGCTCTTCTGCGATCTTGGTTGCTCCGTGGCAGTGGAGGGCGTGGAGGCAAGCCGCATGATCCGTCATCTGCTTTCGAACGCTTCGCGAGCGAACCCCGACGTGTGGCGCCAGGCGCTTGCCGCGTGCACAGAGCCGACCCGCAAGAAGCTGTACGAACGGTACGGCTTTCAGTAG